In the genome of Maniola jurtina chromosome 3, ilManJurt1.1, whole genome shotgun sequence, one region contains:
- the LOC123881010 gene encoding protein ALP1-like produces the protein MWTAEKFAVDFQGCVKMDVQKIITLTVLVYLLRKRKRKISRKRQFWVHPLLCERKTKGLYYTYFLDLKMYEKRFFNYMRMSTNTFNLLLDTIKPKITGTGNNYRKCIPAEEKLVITIRYLATGCSLSHISHEYRIGLPTVSEIVFDVCEAIWEILKPIVMPQLTRDKWIQTAEGFQKYAQFPNCIGAIDGKHIRVIKPQHSGSLYYNYKNYFSIVLLAICDVNYKFLYVDIGAYGKCSDSSIYKDSVFYHRLLNNDLDIPSNNPIKENGQSMPFVLVGDEAFSLSEHMMRPYAGRNLNNVKTNFNYRLSRARRYIECTFGILANKWQILHRPLNVKKEFAVVIIKALCVLHNFVRERDGYDFKDTLTVPEALLEIPACLPNRANRTSTEYRDIFANYFSTDGRLPWHNL, from the exons ATGTGGACGGCCGAAAAATTTGCAGTCGACTTCCAAGGATGTGTCAAGATGGACGTGCAGAAGATAATCACGCTAACTGTGCTTGTGTATTTACTACGAAAACGAAAACGGAAGATTTCACGTAAAAGACAGTTTTGGGTGCATCCATTACTTTGCGAGAGAAAGACTAAaggattatattatacttattttttggatttaaaaatgtatgagAAGAGATTCTTTAATTACATGAGAATGTCAACGAATACTTTTAACCTGTTACTGGATACAATAAAACCAAAAATTACTGGAACTGGTAACAACTATCGGAAATGCATTCCAGCAGAAGAAAAATTAGTAATAACAATAAG gtatttGGCTACTGGGTGTTCTTTATCTCATATAAGTCATGAATACCGTATAGGGCTTCCTACAGTATCGGAAATAGTATTTGATGTTTGTGAAGCAATATGGGAGATATTAAAACCAATTGTGATGCCACAATTGACCAGAGATAAGTggattcaaacggctgaaggttttcaaaaatacgCCCAATTTCCTAATTGCATCGGAGCCATCGACGGCAAGCACATTAGAGTTATCAAACCACAACATTCGGGATCTCTTTATTACAATTACAAGAATTATTTTTCAATCGTGTTACTTGCAATATGtgatgtaaattataaatttctttACGTAGATATTGGAGCATACGGCAAATGCAGTGATTCGTCAATTTACAAAGACTCTGTATTTTATCATAGGCTCTTAAATAATGATCTCGATATTCCGAGCAATAACCCCATCAAAGAAAATGGCCAATCAATGCCGTTCGTTTTAGTGGGTGATGAGGCGTTTTCACTATCGGAACATATGATGCGACCGTATGCTGGGAGAAACTTGAATAATGTAAAGACTAATTTTAATTATCGACTATCCCGTGCCCGCCGCTATATTGAATGTACATTTGGAATATTAGCCAATAAATGGCAGATTCTTCACCGACCCCTAAACGTCAAGAAAGAATTTGCAGTTGTGATTATAAAAGCTCTATGTGTGCTTCATAATTTTGTGCGAGAAAGAGACGGATATGATTTCAAGGACACGTTAACTGTACCAGAGGCTTTATTAGAAATACCTGCATGTTTACCTAATAGAGCAAATAGAACATCAACCGAATATCGAGATATATTCGCAAACTACTTCAGTACCGATGGTCGCTTGCCCTGGcacaatttgtaa
- the LOC123881013 gene encoding uncharacterized protein LOC123881013 codes for MANFDTERFIIEVENRRGLWDLASNDYSNKDVKRQLWLEVVDIFGGESMEDKEKAELGITLQKRWKNLRDCFTRELRRLKDVKSGSAAKRKSQYTYFNQLLFLKSVLDTNATENSLEEASQENESARSSDLETQQSASKSLRTKRKKKIPNEESDTDPLISVLHKTIATTQNDSNCDRLFLLSLLERFQTIPAAMKTKAKMEIMEIIEKYQPNCTPTTARINYSSNFNTLNDQEYDPHRPSYSGYSTTNRISDDSNYSDTHTHYSDISQNSEMIDLFPNLND; via the exons ATGGCCAATTTCGACACGGAAAGGTTCATAATTGAAGTTGAAAATAGAAGAGGTTTATGGGATTTAGCATCAAATGATTACTCCAATAAAGATGTTAAGCGGCAGTTGTGGCTTGAAGTGGTCGATATATTTGGCGGTGAATCCATGGAAGATAAAGAAAAGGCAGAACTTg GCATTACTCTCCAAAAAAGATGGAAAAACCTTAGAGACTGTTTCACAAGAGAGCTGCGCCGTCTTAAAGATGTCAAAAGTGGTTCTGCTGCAAAACGTAAATCACAATACACCTATTTCAACCAATTACTGTTTTTGAAATCAGTGCTGGACACAAACGCAACAGAAAATAGTCTCGAAGAGGCAAGTCAAGAAAATGAAAGTGCAAGATCTTCTGATCTTGAGACTCAACAGTCTGCATCAAAGTCGCTTAGAAcaaaaaggaagaaaaaaatACCAAACGAAGAATCCGATACAGACCCTCTAATTTCAGTTCTGCATAAGACCATAGCGACTACACAGAATGATTCAAATTGTGACAGATTGTTTCTTTTATCCCTCCTCGAAAGATTTCAAACAATCCCTGCTGCAATGAAGACCAAAGCGAAAATGGAAATCAtggaaattatagaaaaataccAACCGAACTGTACACCTACAACAGCGCGCATAAACTATTCAAGTAATTTCAATACTCTTAACGACCAAGAATATGACCCGCATCGACCGAGTTATTCAGGTTATTCTACTACCAACAGGATATCAGATGATTCAAATTACAGCGATACTCATACTCATTATTCtgatatttctcaaaattcagAAATGATAGACCTATTTCCCAATTTGAATGATTAA